One segment of Panicum virgatum strain AP13 chromosome 3K, P.virgatum_v5, whole genome shotgun sequence DNA contains the following:
- the LOC120700121 gene encoding homeobox-leucine zipper protein HOX33-like — protein sequence MAAVASRERLSPGAAPQVDTGKYVRYTPEQVEALERVYSECPKPSSLRRQQLIRDCPILSNIEPKQIKVWFQNRRCREKQRKEASRLQTVNRKLSAMNKLLMEENDRLQKQVSRLVYDNGYMKNQLHSPSVATTDTSCESVVTSSQHYQQQNPAVPPPPQRDANNPAGLLAIAEETLAEFMSKATGTAVNWVQMVGMKPGPDSIGIIAVSHNCSGVAARACGLVSLEPTKVAEILKDRPSWYRDCRHVEIVHVIPTGNGGTIELIYMQTYALTTLVGPRDFWTLRYTSGLDDGSLVICERSLTQSTGGPSGPNAPTFIRAEVLPSGYLIRPCEGGGSMIYIVDHVDLNAKSVPEVLRPLYESPKILAQKMTAAALRHIRQIAHESSGEIPFVAGHQPAVLRTFSQRLSRGFNDAVSGFPDDGWSPLLSSDGPEDITITVNSSPNKLVGSHVSLSPFFSAIGGGIMCAKASMLLQNVPPALLVQFLREHRSEWADPGVDAYSAASLRANPYAVPGLRAGGFMGTQVILPLARTLEHEESLEVIRLEGHGFSHDEVLMSRDMFLLQLCSGVDENAPGACAQLVFAPIDESFADDAPLLPSGFRVIPLDDKMDMPTATRTLDLASALEVGSGAGLRAPSDASGACTTRSVLTIAFQFSFENHLRESVAAMARQYVRGVMASVQRVAMAIAPSRLGSHIQLKHPHPPGSPEALALATWIGRSYRVHTGMEIRWSDTEGAENPLMPFWKHSDAILCCSLKPPFTLKFANSAGFDILETTMVNIQDMPLEAVLDDEGRKALFTELPKIMQQGWAYLPGGVCRSSMGRQASYEQAVAWKVVGDDGAPQGLALMLANWTFV from the exons atggcggcggtggcgagcaggGAGAGGCTCTCCCCGGGCGCCGCGCCGCAGGTGGACACGGGCAAGTACGTGCGGTACACACCGGAGCAGGTGGAGGCGCTGGAGCGCGTCTACAGCGAGTGCCCCAAGCCCAGCTCGCTGCGTCGGCAGCAGCTCATCAGGGACTGCCCCATCCTCAGCAACATCGAGCCCAAGCAGATCAAGGTCTGGTTCCAGAACCGCAG ATGCCGGGAGAAGCAGCGCAAGGAGGCCTCTCGCCTGCAAACTGTGAATCGGAAGCTGAGTGCAATGAATAAGCTGTTGATGGAGGAGAATGACCGGCTGCAGAAACAGGTGTCCCGTCTGGTCTATGACAACGGGTACATGAAGAATCAACTTCACAGT CCTTCTGTAGCCACCACAGACACAAGCTGTGAGTCTGTGGTGACAAGTAGTCAGCACTACCAACAGCAAAACCCAGCAgttccgcctcctcctcaaagGGATGCGAACAACCCAGCAGG TCTACTCGCTATCGCTGAGGAGACCTTGGCAGAGTTCATGTCCAAGGCGACTGGCACTGCCGTCAACTGGGTGCAGATGGTTGGGATGAAG CCTGGTCCGGATTCCATTGGAATCATTGCTGTTTCGCACAACTGCAGTGGCGTAGCAGCACGAGCTTGCGGCCTTGTGAGCCTTGAGCCCACAAAG GTTGCGGAGATCCTTAAGGATCGCCCATCGTGGTATCGCGATTGTCGGCATGTTGAAATCGTCCATGTTATCCCTACGGGTAATGGTGGAACGATTGAGCTCATCTACATGCAG ACTTATGCACTGACAACTCTTGTGGGACCGCGCGACTTTTGGACGCTCCGATACACCAGTGGTCTTGACGATGGCAGTCTTGTG ATCTGTGAAAGGTCATTGACTCAGTCCACTGGAGGTCCTTCTGGACCTAATGCTCCGACATTTATCAGAGCTGAGGTCCTACCTAGTGGTTATCTTATTCGACCGTGTGAAGGTGGAGGCTCCATGATTTACATTGTGGATCATGTTGATCTGAAT GCTAAGAGTGTGCCTGAGGTTCTTCGACCACTCTATGAATCACCTAAGATACTGGCGCAGAAGATGACTGCTGCG GCGTTGCGACACATTAGGCAAATTGCACATGAATCAAGTGGTGAAATCCCCTTTGTTGCTGGGCACCAGCCAGCTGTTCTCAGAACCTTCAGTCAAAGGCTGAGCAG AGGCTTCAATGATGCTGTGAGTGGTTTTCCGGATGATGGCTGGTCTCCTTTGTTGAGCAGTGATGGCCCTGAGGATATTACAATTACAGTCAACTCATCTCCAAACAAACTTGTTGGATCTCATGTCAGCCTCTCCCCATTCTTTTCTGCTATAGGGGGTGGCATTATGTGTGCCAAAGCATCGATGCTATTGCAG AATGTGCCACCTGCTCTACTTGTGCAATTCCTGAGGGAGCATCGCTCTGAATGGGCTGATCCTGGTGTTGACGCTTATTCTGCTGCCTCTTTGAGGGCCAACCCATATGCTGTTCCAGGTCTAAGGGCTGGTGGGTTTATGGGCACCCAGGTTATACTACCCCTTGCTCGTACCTTGGAGCACGAAGAG TCCTTGGAGGTTATTAGGCTTGAGGGACATGGCTTTAGCCATGACGAGGTGCTTATGTCTCGAGATATGTTCCTTCTGCAG CTTTGCAGCGGGGTTGATGAGAATGCTCCTGGTGCATGTGCACAGCTAGTCTTTGCACCTATTGATGAATCTTTTGCTGATGATGCACCATTGCTACCCTCAGGCTTCCGTGTTATACCCCTGGATGATAAAATG GACATGCCCACTGCCACACGCACACTGGATCTTGCTTCGGCCCTTGAGGTTGGATCAGGTGCAGGCTTGCGTGCCCCAAGCGACGCTTCAGGCGCATGCACCACGAGATCAGTCCTAACTATTGCATTCCAGTTCTCGTTTGAGAACCATCTTCGTGAAAGCGTAGCAGCAATGGCCAGGCAGTATGTCAGGGGTGTGATGGCGTCTGTGCAGAGGGTGGCCATGGCGATTGCACCCTCCCGCCTTGGCTCGCATATCCAACTGAAGCATCCGCATCCACCGGGCTCTCCTGAGGCACTTGCACTAGCTACGTGGATTGGCAGGAGCTACAG GGTGCACACTGGAATGGAGATCCGCTGGTCGGACACTGAAGGCGCTGAAAATCCCCTGATGCCCTTCTGGAAGCACAGCGATGCAATACTCTGCTGCTCTCTGAAG CCTCCCTTCACGCTCAAGTTCGCCAATAGTGCTGGCTTCGACATCCTGGAGACGACGATGGTGAACATCCAGGACATGCCGCTGGAGGCAGTTCTCGACGACGAGGGGCGGAAGGCGTTGTTCACTGAGCTCCCCAAGATCATGCAGCAG GGCTGGGCGTACCTCCCCGGCGGCGTGTGCCGGTCGAGCATGGGGCGGCAGGCATCGTACGAGCAGGCGGTGGCCTGGAAGGTTGTTGGCGACGATGGCGCGCCGCAGGGCCTCGCGCTCATGCTCGCCAACTGGACCTTCGTCTGA
- the LOC120700120 gene encoding release factor glutamine methyltransferase-like, which yields MATLSLSSRPLTFLRPNRAKPPLHRLLRPKPLASSSASALTPPTPRPDPTDTPDPTPLFLRPACHPAPAAALAAFRRRAAALVPPSAPHLHRHLRWLLSDAAAADPSSDPALLRAPLDDLEAMWAHHVRGRRPFQYVVGNEHWRDLVVAVREGVLIPRPETEAVVDMVTKVEGFADGWWADLGTGSGAIAVAVARELGADGRVFAVDVSEVAVEVATLNVQRYGVQGKVEIRHGSWFEPLQDVKGKLMGVISNPPYIPTDDLPGLQPEVGWHEPKLALDGGKEGLEHLLHLCEGLSSVLKPGGFFVFETNGNKQSEFLVDLISTKWSSSFHNVEAVLDFAEIKRFVTGYRR from the exons ATGGCCACGCTCTCGCTCTCCTCCCGCCCCCTCACCTTCCTCCGCCCGAACCGCGCCAAGcctcccctccaccgcctcctccgccccaaGCCCCtcgcctcgtcctccgcctccgcgctgACGCCACCGACGCCCCGCCCCGACCCCACCGACACCCCCGACCCCACCCCGCTCTTCCTCCGCCCGGCGTGCCACCCGGCCCCGgccgcggcgctcgccgccttccgccgccgcgcggccgcgctcgtcccgccctccgcgccgcacctccaccgccacctccgCTGGCTCCTCTCcgacgccgctgccgccgaccCCTCCTCCGACCCGGCGCTCCTCCGCGCGCCGCTGGACGACCTCGAGGCCATGTGGGCCCACCACGTTCGGGGCCGCCGCCCGTTCCAGTACGTGGTCGGGAACGAGCACTGGCGGGACCTGGTGGTGGCCGTGAGGGAGGGCGTGCTCATCCCGCGCCCCGAGACGGAGGCCGTCGTCGACATGGTAACAAAAGTGGAGGGGTTCGCGGACGGGTGGTGGGCGGACCTCGGCACGGGCAGCGGCGCCATCGCCGTGGCCGTCGCGAGGGAGCTCGGCGCCGATGGGAGGGTGTTCGCTGTTGATGTCAGCGAGGTGGCCGTCGAGGTCGCCACGCTCAATGTCCAGAGGTACGGGGTGCAG GGTAAAGTTGAAATAAGGCATGGTTCGTGGTTCGAACCTCTGCAAGATGTGAAAGGAAAACTCATGGGGGTGATTAGTAACCCTCCATATATACCAACCGATGATCTACCTGGACTTCAACCTGAGGTTGGTTGGCATGAACCAAAGTTGGCGCTTGATGGAGGCAAGGAAGGCCTTGAGCATCTTCTCCATCTTTGTGAAGGGTTATCTTCAGTCCTGAAGCCTGGGGGTTTCTTTGTTTTTGAG ACTAATGGCAATAAGCAGTCTGAGTTCCTTGTTGATTTGATAAGCACAAAGTGGAGTTCTTCTTTTCATAACGTGGAGGCAGTATTAGACTTTGCAGAAATCAAGCGATTTGTAACAGGATATCGCAGATGA